Proteins co-encoded in one Hyalangium ruber genomic window:
- a CDS encoding ABC transporter ATP-binding protein — MSPTPDTTGAPLLEADGVSIQFGGLRALTEFRLAIRQGDLQGLIGPNGAGKTTAFNVLTGVYKPTQGEVRVAGKRVNGWLPHQINHLGLARTFQNIRLFRALTALDNVKVACRAQGALHVEGVDFGAKLRGAALNYRDWWRALLLTPGFMAEERELTRQAEHLLEVMGLSHRRDEEARNLPYGEQRRLEIARALGTQPKVLLLDEPAAGMNTREKADLMVLIRKLRDEFSLGILVIEHDMKLVMGICEKITVLDHGETIAKGAPEQVRSDRKVIEAYLGDNYLETHGGAA; from the coding sequence ATGAGCCCCACTCCAGACACCACGGGAGCCCCGCTGCTCGAGGCGGATGGGGTGAGCATCCAGTTCGGCGGCTTGCGCGCCCTGACGGAGTTCCGCCTGGCCATCCGCCAGGGAGACCTGCAGGGGCTGATCGGCCCCAACGGCGCGGGCAAGACGACGGCCTTCAACGTGCTGACGGGCGTGTACAAGCCCACGCAGGGCGAGGTGCGGGTCGCGGGCAAGCGGGTAAACGGGTGGCTGCCGCACCAGATCAACCACCTGGGGCTCGCGCGCACCTTCCAGAACATCCGCCTGTTCCGCGCGCTCACCGCGTTGGACAACGTGAAGGTGGCGTGCCGGGCGCAGGGCGCGCTGCACGTGGAGGGCGTGGACTTCGGGGCGAAGCTGCGAGGCGCGGCGCTCAACTACCGCGACTGGTGGCGGGCGCTGCTGCTCACTCCTGGCTTCATGGCCGAGGAGCGGGAGCTGACGCGCCAGGCCGAGCACCTGCTGGAGGTGATGGGCCTGTCGCACCGCCGGGACGAGGAGGCGCGCAACCTGCCCTACGGCGAGCAGCGGCGGCTGGAGATCGCCCGCGCGCTGGGTACTCAGCCCAAGGTGCTGTTGCTGGACGAGCCGGCCGCGGGCATGAACACCCGCGAGAAGGCGGACCTGATGGTGCTCATCCGCAAGCTGCGGGATGAGTTCTCGCTGGGCATCCTCGTCATCGAGCACGACATGAAGCTGGTGATGGGCATCTGCGAGAAGATCACCGTGCTGGACCACGGGGAGACCATCGCCAAGGGTGCGCCGGAGCAGGTGCGCAGCGACCGGAAGGTCATCGAGGCGTACCTGGGAGACAACTACCTGGAGACGCACGGAGGGGCGGCGTGA
- a CDS encoding ABC transporter ATP-binding protein, whose product MSEAVKTLGERDPRPPLLTVEGVKVHYGAIQALKGVTLSVGKGEVVALIGANGAGKTSTLRAVSGMLKPSGGRITLDGKDITGMKAHQLVPRGMAHAPEGRGIFPNLTVQENLDLGAYLRRDTDAIAADQEKSFVLFPVLKERRKQLAGTLSGGEQQMLAIARALLSRPQLLLLDEPSLGLAPQVTETIFRTLREVNATGMSILLVEQNAHLALSLAHYGYVLETGEVVMAGKGKALLESPEVRKAYLGE is encoded by the coding sequence GTGAGCGAGGCGGTGAAGACGCTGGGCGAGCGCGATCCGCGTCCGCCGCTGCTGACCGTGGAGGGCGTGAAGGTCCACTACGGGGCCATCCAGGCGCTCAAGGGCGTGACGCTCTCGGTGGGCAAGGGCGAGGTGGTGGCGCTCATCGGCGCCAACGGAGCGGGCAAGACGAGCACGCTGCGCGCGGTGAGCGGCATGTTGAAGCCGAGCGGTGGGCGCATCACCCTGGATGGCAAGGACATCACGGGGATGAAGGCGCACCAGCTCGTGCCGCGCGGCATGGCGCACGCGCCAGAGGGCCGGGGCATCTTCCCCAACCTCACCGTGCAGGAGAACCTGGACCTGGGGGCGTACCTGCGCCGGGACACCGACGCCATCGCCGCGGACCAGGAGAAGAGCTTCGTGCTGTTCCCGGTGCTGAAGGAGCGGCGCAAGCAGCTCGCGGGGACGCTCTCGGGCGGCGAGCAGCAGATGCTGGCGATTGCCCGCGCGCTGCTGAGCCGGCCGCAGCTGCTCTTGCTGGACGAGCCCTCGCTGGGACTGGCCCCGCAGGTGACGGAGACGATCTTCCGCACCCTGCGCGAGGTGAACGCCACGGGCATGAGCATCCTGCTGGTGGAGCAGAACGCGCACCTGGCGTTGAGCCTGGCTCACTACGGCTACGTGCTGGAGACGGGCGAGGTGGTGATGGCGGGCAAGGGCAAGGCGCTGCTGGAGAGCCCCGAGGTCCGCAAGGCGTACCTCGGGGAGTAG